In Phyllopteryx taeniolatus isolate TA_2022b chromosome 8, UOR_Ptae_1.2, whole genome shotgun sequence, one genomic interval encodes:
- the LOC133482128 gene encoding POU class 2 homeobox associating-factor 2-like codes for MDTEYSKRVYQGVRVKHTVKDLLAEKRSRQTNGPRYSSGSTTPPSFVQMSGSHMLPSYYGMRRPFISDSDFGASTKQISPDMYPSTFGGRPLGCETASFSLIDTYYPDTFSEYRNTTTTTFSGSGGSFLPSSALSSLLPPFSGESSHVYMRDAWEQSVPEPVPQVDPLCPDNLASVSVPSSMPSPESQGSPNQPSQGSSMGLGSSGQSYTLHSLEDAHYHLLTSSNSYSAPPSSFPCPPYTNSDSVSKIVTEEAAESHTGLPLNVEAHTSWDKEDGVSSWSPFELRRAY; via the exons ATGGACACCG AATATTCAAAGAGAGTGTACCAGGGCGTTCGAGTCAAGCACACAGTCAAAGACCTGTTGGCAGAGAAACGATCCCGACAGACCAATGGGCCCAGATACAGT AGTGGTTCAACAACTCCGCCTTCCTTCGTTCAGATGTCAG GGTCTCATATGTTACCCAGCTACTATGGTATGAGGCGTCCTTTCATATCGGACTCAGACTTCGGCGCATCTACCAAGCAGATTTCACCGGATATGTACCCATCCACCTTTGGAGGCAGACCACTGGGCTGTGAGACAGCTAGCTTCTCTCTCATTGACACCTACTACCCTGACACTTTCAGTGAATACcgcaacaccaccaccaccaccttctCAGGCTCTGGGGGATCTTTCCTGCCTTCTTCAGCCCTATCGTCTCTTTTGCCTCCCTTCTCTGGAGAGTCATCACATGTATACATG AGAGACGCGTGGGAGCAGTCGGTTCCAGAGCCGGTTCCTCAGGTGGATCCTCTCTGTCCAGACAACTTGGCTTCTGTCAGCGTCCCATCGTCCATGCCCAGTCCAGAATCCCAGGGGAGCCCCAACCAGCCAAGCCAAGGCTCGTCCATGGGCCTGGGTTCCAGCGGCCAGTCCTATACGCTGCACTCGCTCGAGGATGCGCACTACCACCTATTAACCTCAAGCAACTCCTACTCAGCCCCGCCCTCCTCCTTCCCTTGTCCTCCGTACACGAACAGCGACTCGGTATCCAAAATTGTGACTGAGGAGGCAGCCGAAAGTCACACCGGTCtccctctcaatgtggaggctCACACTTCCTGGGATAAGGAGGACGGTGTGAGCTCCTGGTCACCCTTCGAGCTCAGAAGGGCCTACTGA
- the linc.pou2af1 gene encoding colorectal cancer associated 2, which yields MIVQCLVNSGGMPPPPPPPPPSPSAHPNADKPRVYQGVRVKTTVKELLQRHRAREANRKKGKTISQACLDPAALCASTLPTFSYVETPAAPFADPGTCAALQPRPASYPVPDIGCSIPAQEGSFPIGDMMVPIDCYSANSNSDDCYESTLPPPPSFPLPWSHDLASDSDHYGHGLAPRSSPASLQLCSPVDHHSYSPQDSFSSSSSPSCYDSPTRMACNFISYASERYHNQHCTLQDCYCLTQCWADPQESFCAPEYSPHYPPTDYAYPCLVEENYFKSNFAMSTEMCYNVL from the exons ATGATTGTTCAGTGTTTGGTAAACAGTGGTGGcatgcctcccccccccccccccccccccccatccccatccGCCCACCCCAATGCAGATAAGCCGCGGGTGTACCAGGGAGTGAGGGTGAAGACCACAGTCAAAGAGCTCCTGCAGAGGCACAGAGCCCGCGAGGCCAACCGTAAAAAAGGGAAAACG ATATCTCAAGCTTGCTTGGATCCTGCGGCTTTATGTGCGTCAACCCTTCCAA catttagCTATGTGGAAACCCCCGCCGCCCCCTTTGCGGATCCCGGCACATGTGCAGCCCTCCAGCCGcgccccgcctcctacccggtCCCCGACATCGGGTGCAGCATCCCGGCGCAGGAAGGCAGCTTTCCCATCGGGGACATGATGGTGCCCATCGACTGCTACAGTGCAAACAGCAACAGCGACGATTGCTACGAAAGCACTTTGCCTCCCCCTCCGTCCTTCCCGTTGCCCTGGAGCCACGACCTTGCCTCGGACTCGGACCACTATGGCCACGGCCTG GCTCCCCGCTCCTCACCGGCATCACTGCAACTCTGCAGCCCCGTGGATCACCACAGCTACTCGCCGCAggattctttctcctcctcttcctctccctccTGCTACGACTCGCCCACCAGGATGGCGTGCAACTTCATTAGCTACGCCTCAGAGCGCTACCACAACCAGCACTGCACCCTCCAGGACTGTTACTGCCTGACTCAGTGCTGGGCCGACCCGCAGGAGAGCTTCTGCGCTCCTGAATACTCGCCTCACTACCCTCCCACAGACTATGCATACCCCTGCCTGGTGGAAGAGAATTATTTCAAGAGCAATTTTGCAATGAGCACTGAAATGTGTTATAATGTATTATGA